Within Deinococcus actinosclerus, the genomic segment TCAGGCTGGGCACCAGATCAAACGGGCGCAGAATCAGGATCCAGGCGTACACGCGGATCAGGAAGTTCGTCCAGAACGGGATGATCAGCAGCAGCAGCAGGAGGTTCTTGCGGCGGGCGTCCTGCCGCGCGATGTAGAACGCCAGTGGGTAGCCCATCAACGCGCACAACAGGGTACTCAGGGCCGCCACCCAGACGCTGCGCCACAGCACGCGTACGTTGTCCCCCGTCCACTCCTGGAACAGCGCGTCGTACCCGAACACCCGCTGCCAGGACTCCAGCGTCCACGGCGCGCCCACCTGCGCCAGGTCCGTGCGCGTCAGGAACGAGTAGCCCAGCATCACCAGGGCCGGCACGATCAGGAACACGCCCAGCCACAGCACCCCCGGCCCCAGCGTGGCAAAGAAGCGCCGGACCGTCAGCACACGGCACCTGCGGTGGCGTGATAAGGGGTGTGGCGTTGGTGCGAGGAGCGCGCTCCAGCAACGGTCCTCATACGACGTTCAACCTTTCTCACGCTTCTTCCAGCACGACGAGGTTGTCGGGCGGCAGGTACAGGGCGACCTGTTCGTCGTAGTCGAAGTCCTCGTCCGCGCCGATGTCGGCGTTCAGCTGGAACGCGACGAGTTGCTGCCCGCCGGCCTGGAGGAGGTACTGGTTCTCGGCGCCGGTGTACACGATGTCGTCCACGCGGGCGCGGATCTCATTGCCCACGGCCAGGTCGTCGCGTTCCATCCTCAGTTTCTCGGGGCGGACGGACAGCGTGACGCTCTGGCCGGGGCGCAGGCCCGCGCCGTGGGTGGTGCGCAGCGGGCCGTGCTCGGTCTGCACGGTCGCCTCGTGGCCGTCCACGGTCAGAACGGTGCCCTCAATCAGGTTGCTGCTGCCCAGGAAGTTCGCCACGAACGCCGTCCTCGGGCGCTCGTACAGCTCCTCGGCGCGGCCCAGCTGCTCCACGCGGCCCCGGTTCATCACGGCGATGCGGTCACTCATGACCAGCGCCTCCTCCTGGTCGTGCGTGACGAACACGAAGGTCATGCCTAGGCTCTCCTGGAGGTTGGCGAGTTCCACCTGCAACTCCTTGCGCAGCTTCAGGTCCAGCGCGGAGAGCGGTTCGTCCAGCAGCAGCACCTGCGGTTCGTTCACGATGGCGCGGGCCAGCGCCACCCGCTGCCGCTGCCCGCCCGAGAGCTGATCCGGGCGGCGCGCGGCGAAATCCGCGATGCGCACGCGCTCCAGGGCCGTCATGACCCTCTCACGGACCTGCGCGGCGGGCACGCC encodes:
- a CDS encoding ABC transporter permease; translated protein: MLTVRRFFATLGPGVLWLGVFLIVPALVMLGYSFLTRTDLAQVGAPWTLESWQRVFGYDALFQEWTGDNVRVLWRSVWVAALSTLLCALMGYPLAFYIARQDARRKNLLLLLLIIPFWTNFLIRVYAWILILRPFDLVPSLTATLLGMVYAFVPFFVLPVYASVEKIDWRLLEAAEDLGAPPVRAFLSAVFPQTLPGLVAGILLTFIPALGTFVVSDILGGAKTALVGNLIQNQFGQAGDWPYGSALSFLLMGAVLLGLWAYARVAGQKGLEELV
- a CDS encoding ABC transporter ATP-binding protein; the protein is MTFKGKRPRDLAADAAVSVRGVRKSFRSPGGAETRVLDDIDLDIRRGEFFSLLGPSGCGKTTLLRILAGFESPDAGAVLIGGQDMTGVPPHRRDVNTVFQSYALFPHMTVQDNVAFGLRMKGVPAAQVRERVMTALERVRIADFAARRPDQLSGGQRQRVALARAIVNEPQVLLLDEPLSALDLKLRKELQVELANLQESLGMTFVFVTHDQEEALVMSDRIAVMNRGRVEQLGRAEELYERPRTAFVANFLGSSNLIEGTVLTVDGHEATVQTEHGPLRTTHGAGLRPGQSVTLSVRPEKLRMERDDLAVGNEIRARVDDIVYTGAENQYLLQAGGQQLVAFQLNADIGADEDFDYDEQVALYLPPDNLVVLEEA